In the genome of Halapricum salinum, one region contains:
- a CDS encoding guanosine monophosphate reductase produces MNDIRTGYSYGDVLLVPQRSPVDSRSDVDLSTNLTPSIELETPLLSAPMDTVTGPAAAIAISRAGGFGTIHRFMSVDEQVAAVEEVVAAGERCGAAVGIAEDTVGRAAAVLDAGASVVMVDVAHGHLERTLDAVADLREAFPEADIVAGNVATKQGVRDLAAAGADCVKVGIGPGSHCTTRRVAGAGVPQLTAVDDCADAAAEVGVTTIADGGIRTSGDAVKALMAGADTVMLGSLFAGTEEAPSEIVEIDGKQYKRSRGMATTAANEKRSDKDAESAAPGADEGVEGLTEYKGPLQDVAEEFAAGIRSGLSYVGGHTIEAAREHAEFIEVAPSGQEREGAHGDHDWESVSVDD; encoded by the coding sequence ATGAACGACATCCGCACCGGATACTCCTACGGGGACGTGCTCCTCGTGCCCCAGCGCTCACCGGTCGACAGCCGTAGCGACGTCGATCTCTCGACAAACCTCACGCCCAGCATCGAACTCGAAACACCCCTCCTGTCTGCTCCGATGGACACAGTTACCGGGCCGGCAGCGGCGATCGCGATCTCACGAGCCGGCGGCTTCGGGACGATCCACCGCTTCATGAGCGTCGACGAACAGGTCGCGGCTGTCGAAGAAGTCGTCGCCGCGGGCGAGCGCTGCGGCGCGGCAGTCGGGATCGCCGAGGACACGGTGGGTCGCGCGGCGGCCGTCCTCGACGCGGGCGCGTCGGTCGTGATGGTCGACGTCGCTCACGGACACCTCGAACGGACGCTCGACGCCGTCGCGGACCTCCGCGAGGCGTTCCCAGAGGCTGACATCGTCGCCGGCAACGTCGCCACGAAACAGGGCGTCCGCGACCTCGCCGCTGCGGGTGCAGATTGCGTCAAGGTCGGGATCGGGCCGGGGAGCCACTGCACCACCCGGCGGGTGGCGGGCGCGGGCGTCCCGCAGCTCACGGCGGTCGACGATTGTGCCGACGCCGCAGCCGAGGTTGGTGTGACGACCATTGCGGACGGCGGCATCCGCACCTCCGGCGACGCCGTCAAGGCGCTGATGGCCGGTGCAGACACGGTGATGCTGGGGAGTCTCTTCGCCGGGACCGAGGAAGCGCCCTCGGAGATCGTCGAGATCGACGGGAAACAGTACAAACGCTCTCGGGGAATGGCGACGACTGCAGCCAACGAGAAGCGCTCGGACAAGGACGCAGAGTCGGCTGCGCCGGGCGCTGACGAAGGCGTCGAGGGCCTCACCGAGTACAAAGGCCCGCTGCAAGACGTGGCCGAAGAGTTCGCAGCGGGGATCCGATCGGGATTGTCCTACGTCGGTGGTCACACGATCGAGGCGGCCCGCGAGCACGCCGAATTCATCGAAGTCGCACCGAGTGGACAGGAACGCGAGGGAGCCCACGGCGACCACGACTGGGAGTCCGTCTCGGTGGACGATTGA